In Cystobacter fuscus DSM 2262, the genomic stretch GCACCCCCTTGAGGTCCTCCGACACGAGGTCCAACAACTCGGTGGCCATGCCGATGATCTGCATGGGGGTGTAGCCGTCCGCACGGAGCTGGTTGAAGAAATTCTGGGCGAGGAGACGGGTCTTCTGCTTGTTCGCGTTCAAGGTCGTTTCCTCCAGAAACAGTGGGACCGCGTAGTCACTGGAGAATCATTCTTCAACCCTCGTGCCAGCCGTCGACTCGTGGACGGATTTCCCATGCACTCCAAGGAGTTATGAAGAGCCCGGGGGTGGCACGAGGCTCCTCGCCTGCGAACGGGCCTTCGCACTTTCGCGGCGCGCACGGGGATGGACCACGGCGGAGTGCGTCACCCGGTTCGCACCTTTGGCAAACTCCGCTGTTCGCTGGCTTGCATTCCAGGCATGGGGTGGCGCACATACGCGCCGTCGTCGGCTGAGGAGAAGAGCGTCGCATGGCTTATCGGGTGAACAACATTGGGTTGTGGTTGGACGAGCCGGAGGAGCTGCTGGGCCAGCGCGCGGCCGAGAAGCTCGGGGTGACGCGAGGCGATCTCCAGTCCGTGCGCGTGGTGCGCGCGGTGCTCGATGCACGCAAGAAAGGCAGCCCTCGCTATATCTATACGCTGGAGGTGGAACTGTCTCCGGGCCGGGTGCCACCGCGGCTGCCGCCGGACGTGGGGGAGACGCCACCGCCGCCCGAGCCGCCCGCGCGCGTGAAGGAGCCCGAGCGCCTGCCGCTCATCATCGGCACCGGCCCCGCGGGTCTCTTCTGTGCCCTGGCGCTGCTGGAGCGCGGCGTGCGCACCATCCTCGTCGAGCGGGGCCGGGAGGTGGTGACGCGGCGCAAGGACGTGGCGAAGCTCATGCGCGACGGGACGTTGGACCCGGAGAGCAACATGAACTTCGGCGAGGGCGGCGCGGGCGCGTACACGGACGGCAAGCTGTCCACGCGCATCAACCACCCCCACGTGCGCAAGGTCATCGAGACGTTCGCCCGCTGCGGCGCGCCGGACCACATCCTCATCGAGGGCAAGCCGCACATCGGCTCGGACCTGTTGCCCGGCGCCGTGGCGCGCATCCGCGAGGAGCTCATCGCCGGCGGCAGCCAGGTGCTCTTCGAGCACAAGGTGGAGGCGGTGCTCGACCGCGACGGGCGGGTGACGGGCGTGCGGCTGGCGGACGGACGCGTGCTGGAGAGCGACCGGGTGGTGCTCGCCCCGGGCAACTCGGCGCGCGAGCTCTACGAGCGCTTCGCCGCCGACGGGCGCGTGGTCATCGAGCCCAAGCCCTTCGCGCTCGGCTTCCGGGCGGAGCATCCGCAGGGGCTCATCAACTCCATCCAGTACGGCAGCGCGGCGAAGAACCCGAAGCTGCCTCCGGCCGACTACAAGCTCGCGGAGAACCTGGACGTGAACGGAGAGGTGCGCGGCATCTACTCCTTCTGCATGTGCCCGGGCGGCATCGTGGTGCCCACGCCCACCCAGGATGGGCTGCAGTGCACCAACGGCATGAGCAACTCGCGCCGCAACGCGAAGTACGCCAACGCGGGCATCGTCGTCACGGTGTCCGTGGAGGACTTCGAGCGCGAGGGCTTCCGCGGTCCGCTCGCGGGCCTGGAGTTCCAGCGGCACTGGGAGTCCAAGGCGTACGAGCTGGGCGAGGGCAAGTTCTTCGCCCCCGCGCAGACCATCCCCGACTACCTCGCGGGCCGCGTGAAGAAGGATCCGGGCGGCACCAGCTACCGGCCGGGCCTGGCGCACACGGACCTCAACCGCCTCTTCCCCGAGCGCCTCACGCAATCGCTCAAGCAGGCGCTCAAGGCGTTCGACCGCAAGATGCGCGGCTTCGTGAGCGACGAGGGCAAGCTCATCGGCATCGAGAGCCGCACGAGCTCGCCCGTGCGCATCACCCGCGGCGAGGACATGCAGTCGGTGTCCATGCGCGGCCTCTACCCCGCGGGCGAGGGCTGCGGCTACGCTGGTGGCATCGTTTCCTCGGCCATTGATGGACTGCGCGTGGCTGAGCAGATTGCGGCCGAACTGGCCTGACTCGACCCGGGAGGGCACGATGCGCTACCACGTACGTACGCCGGACGGAGAGCTGGACTACCTCTCTTTCAGGGAGGTGGAGTTGGCGTACATGCAGGGCCTCGTGGGCCCCGATGACGAGGTGCGCGAGGAGGGGCAGACCCTCTGGCGCAAGGCCTCGACCATCCCCGTGCTCGCCCGCGCGAAGCCTCCCGCCCGGGGGTGGAAGGCCCGGAGCCAGGCAATGACCGTGGTGGGCTCGGTGCTGCTGGCCATCTGGGCGCTCATGCTCATCGCCAGCGACTCCTGGACCCGGCGTGGCCTGGGCATCGTGCTCGCCCTGACCACGAGCGCGCTGCTCACCCGCGTCACCTACAAGGCCTTCAAGCGGCCGGGCGCTCCCCGGAGCTGAGCGGCCATCCAGACGAGCGTTCCGCCCCGCCCGCTTCCCGTCCCTCCAGCGCGGCGTTTGGAGCCCGAGACCGAAATCGTCCTCCCGCCAACGACTGTTCCTTTCAGTACGGAACATTCGGAGCGCGTCATTCGGCCGACGCCGAGGGGAGGACGAACTTGGTCAATACCTATCTGTCCCGAGAAGCGGCACAAAGGCTGAAGCATGGAGCCCCCTGGGTTCGCCGGGAGGACATCGTCTCCATCGAGGGGACGCCCGCGCTGGGAGAAGCCGTCCAGCTCCGGGACGAGCAGGGACGATTGCTCGGCCTGGCGGACGTGGACCTCGAGGCCTCCTACGCGGTGCGCCGCCTGGGCTATGCCGACGAGACCGCCGAGGGCCTCATTCCCCGTCACGTGCGCCACGCCTTCGAGCGCCGCGCGCTCACGGTGGACGACCCGCGCTTCTGCCGCGCCATCAACGACGATGGGGACGCGCTGCCCGGGCTCATCGTGGACAGGTACGACCGGCACCTCGTCGTCCAGACGCTCACGCGCGCCATGGACGCCCGGCTGCAGGAAATCACCCGCGCCCTCGTCGAGGTGAGCGGCGCGGAGTCCGTGCTCTTGCGCAACGACACGCCGCGGCGCCGGCAACTGGGCCTGCCCGCGCAGCGCCCCCACGTGCTGCACGGCACCCCTCCCCGGTGGACGCGCGTGCTGGAGCTGGGCGCTCGCTTCACGGTGGATCTCCAGTACGGCTCGGGCGTGGGCTATCCGTATGACCAGCGCGAGCTGCGCCGCTTCCTGGCCCGGCTGTCCCAGGGCGCGCGGGTGTTGGATCCAAGCTGCCACGTGGGCGGGCTCTTCGTGCACGCGGGACGCCATGGCGCCCGCTCCATCCTCGCCTTCGACAGCGACGCGGACACCGCGGACCTGGCGCGCGAGAACGGCGAGGCCAATGGCCTGCTGGGTCGGCTCCAGGTGGAGCGCGGCGACGCGCTCGACGTGCTCCACGGCGTGCAGGACACCTTCGATCTGGTACTGCTGGATACCCCCGATGCGACCTCCGCGGAGACCTTCGTCGAGCAGGTGCGCCTGGGCCTGCGCGCCACGCGCCACGGCGGCGTCGTCCTCATCGTCGGCTACCACCCACCCCTGCCCATGGGCGGCTTCGACAACCTGGTGGCCGAGGCGTGCGAGCAGGAAGAGCGCCGCAGCTTCCGCATCGCCCGGTTCGGCCTGCCGCCGGATCACCCCACGCTGGTGGGCTTCTC encodes the following:
- a CDS encoding NAD(P)/FAD-dependent oxidoreductase, which translates into the protein MAYRVNNIGLWLDEPEELLGQRAAEKLGVTRGDLQSVRVVRAVLDARKKGSPRYIYTLEVELSPGRVPPRLPPDVGETPPPPEPPARVKEPERLPLIIGTGPAGLFCALALLERGVRTILVERGREVVTRRKDVAKLMRDGTLDPESNMNFGEGGAGAYTDGKLSTRINHPHVRKVIETFARCGAPDHILIEGKPHIGSDLLPGAVARIREELIAGGSQVLFEHKVEAVLDRDGRVTGVRLADGRVLESDRVVLAPGNSARELYERFAADGRVVIEPKPFALGFRAEHPQGLINSIQYGSAAKNPKLPPADYKLAENLDVNGEVRGIYSFCMCPGGIVVPTPTQDGLQCTNGMSNSRRNAKYANAGIVVTVSVEDFEREGFRGPLAGLEFQRHWESKAYELGEGKFFAPAQTIPDYLAGRVKKDPGGTSYRPGLAHTDLNRLFPERLTQSLKQALKAFDRKMRGFVSDEGKLIGIESRTSSPVRITRGEDMQSVSMRGLYPAGEGCGYAGGIVSSAIDGLRVAEQIAAELA
- a CDS encoding class I SAM-dependent rRNA methyltransferase, coding for MVNTYLSREAAQRLKHGAPWVRREDIVSIEGTPALGEAVQLRDEQGRLLGLADVDLEASYAVRRLGYADETAEGLIPRHVRHAFERRALTVDDPRFCRAINDDGDALPGLIVDRYDRHLVVQTLTRAMDARLQEITRALVEVSGAESVLLRNDTPRRRQLGLPAQRPHVLHGTPPRWTRVLELGARFTVDLQYGSGVGYPYDQRELRRFLARLSQGARVLDPSCHVGGLFVHAGRHGARSILAFDSDADTADLARENGEANGLLGRLQVERGDALDVLHGVQDTFDLVLLDTPDATSAETFVEQVRLGLRATRHGGVVLIVGYHPPLPMGGFDNLVAEACEQEERRSFRIARFGLPPDHPTLVGFSATDYLSGIALEAS